In one Symbiobacterium terraclitae genomic region, the following are encoded:
- a CDS encoding SUMF1/EgtB/PvdO family nonheme iron enzyme: MRTRLHYLFRSTRGLCLLAIGLVALVTAVFATLSGPMAEWGVRDFVADLLGMQLGPVQREGRIISLYHSIAFAVVAVLVYLITDAVPMREGQRESINAVTTAGYLLAMFSGLVFGYFGQNWVFHGLFLVGQSLLFYAGVLLTVALWPFGTDHRQLDPAYARTRGGVDLERAAFFTMALCTLISAIFGAVPGAFFGNGFASFLAEDVVREPVKTGLQKSVIGHLHIMLTLIAVATALLVGRWLDFRGIWHRLAMPLMIFGTVVTSLGAWAVVVTPAAHTIIYAGSVLILLAGLFLVIYGWGKIMRDRLAEQGIARATLVQKLKALLHDPLRFGALWQMVFMNFCVTFVGIFMAVKLDELIRVLPHREERITLTGHWHILAALTATIILFYFADMMGLRGRARRWFGWIMIAGSDVAFAGATIFSMKRLVVSEYHQQGLVNTTMLAMDFGLGAMLVLLALFLLWHLVDLLRPDGRWRRGTTALVAVLAASSLLAGCGSAPTAPPGLASFTEAGADPDAWARVPAGPFPMGRDGEETMVGDFEIMVTPVTNAQFADWLERGLAGGALRREGDRILGPYPGDPFHGAKHEKEYPPGDYPHYVLGDPADRIVADGDGFAVVSGYENHPVTMVTWFGARAYCESVGGRLPTEAEWEKAAKGTTERAYPWGDEITPRHANYYHSRDPFETAEGYSDTTPVGFYNGERHGDFQTVDAASPYGVYDMAGNVAEWTADDYPMTHYRYLRGGSKSSYAYDLRTWSRNSAEPEHASPSVGFRCVR; the protein is encoded by the coding sequence ATGCGCACACGACTGCACTACCTGTTCCGGTCCACACGCGGCCTGTGCCTGCTGGCCATCGGCCTCGTCGCCCTCGTCACCGCCGTCTTCGCCACGCTCTCGGGCCCGATGGCCGAGTGGGGCGTGCGGGACTTCGTGGCGGACCTGCTGGGCATGCAGCTGGGTCCCGTGCAGCGGGAGGGCCGCATCATCAGCCTCTACCACTCCATCGCCTTCGCGGTCGTCGCGGTGCTCGTCTACCTGATCACCGACGCCGTACCGATGCGGGAGGGGCAGCGGGAGAGCATCAACGCCGTGACCACGGCCGGCTACCTGCTGGCCATGTTCTCCGGCCTCGTCTTCGGCTACTTCGGGCAGAACTGGGTCTTCCACGGGCTCTTCCTGGTAGGCCAGTCCCTGCTGTTTTACGCCGGCGTCCTGCTGACCGTCGCCCTCTGGCCCTTCGGGACCGACCACCGGCAGCTAGATCCCGCCTACGCCCGCACGCGCGGGGGCGTGGACCTGGAGCGGGCCGCCTTCTTCACGATGGCGCTCTGCACGCTGATCTCGGCCATCTTCGGTGCGGTACCCGGCGCGTTCTTCGGCAACGGGTTCGCCTCGTTCCTGGCCGAGGACGTGGTGCGCGAGCCGGTGAAGACCGGGCTGCAGAAGTCGGTGATCGGCCACCTGCACATCATGCTGACGCTCATCGCCGTGGCCACCGCCCTGCTGGTCGGCAGGTGGCTGGACTTCAGGGGCATCTGGCACAGGCTGGCCATGCCCCTCATGATCTTCGGGACCGTCGTCACCAGCCTGGGCGCCTGGGCCGTGGTGGTGACGCCGGCCGCCCACACCATCATCTACGCGGGCTCCGTCCTCATCCTGCTGGCCGGGCTGTTCCTGGTGATCTACGGCTGGGGGAAGATCATGCGCGACCGGCTGGCCGAGCAGGGGATCGCGCGCGCCACACTCGTGCAGAAGCTGAAGGCCCTCCTGCACGACCCGCTCCGCTTCGGGGCGCTGTGGCAGATGGTCTTCATGAACTTCTGCGTCACCTTCGTCGGCATTTTCATGGCGGTGAAGCTGGACGAGCTGATCCGCGTGCTGCCTCACCGGGAGGAGCGCATCACCCTCACGGGCCACTGGCACATCCTCGCGGCGCTCACCGCCACCATCATCCTCTTCTACTTCGCCGACATGATGGGGCTCAGGGGCAGGGCGCGCCGCTGGTTCGGCTGGATCATGATCGCCGGCTCGGACGTGGCCTTCGCCGGCGCCACGATCTTCAGCATGAAGCGACTCGTGGTCAGCGAGTACCACCAGCAGGGGCTGGTCAACACCACCATGCTGGCGATGGACTTCGGCCTCGGGGCGATGCTGGTGCTCCTGGCGCTGTTCTTGCTCTGGCACCTGGTCGACCTGCTGCGGCCCGACGGCCGCTGGCGCAGGGGGACGACCGCCCTGGTCGCCGTGCTGGCCGCCTCCTCGCTGCTGGCCGGATGCGGGTCCGCGCCCACGGCGCCGCCCGGGCTCGCGAGCTTCACTGAGGCGGGCGCCGACCCGGACGCCTGGGCCCGCGTCCCCGCCGGCCCCTTCCCCATGGGTCGGGACGGGGAGGAGACGATGGTGGGGGACTTCGAGATCATGGTCACGCCCGTGACCAACGCCCAGTTCGCCGACTGGCTGGAGCGGGGGCTGGCCGGGGGCGCGCTGCGGCGTGAGGGCGACCGGATCCTCGGCCCCTACCCCGGCGACCCCTTCCACGGCGCCAAGCACGAGAAGGAGTACCCGCCCGGCGACTACCCGCACTACGTCCTGGGCGACCCGGCTGACCGCATTGTCGCCGACGGCGACGGCTTCGCCGTGGTGTCGGGCTACGAGAACCATCCGGTCACGATGGTCACCTGGTTCGGCGCGCGGGCCTACTGCGAGTCCGTGGGCGGCAGGCTGCCCACCGAGGCCGAGTGGGAGAAGGCCGCCAAGGGCACGACGGAGCGGGCCTACCCCTGGGGCGACGAGATCACGCCCCGGCACGCCAACTACTACCACAGCCGGGATCCCTTCGAGACGGCGGAGGGGTACAGCGACACCACGCCCGTCGGCTTCTACAACGGAGAGCGCCACGGCGACTTCCAGACCGTGGACGCCGCCAGCCCCTACGGGGTGTATGACATGGCGGGCAACGTGGCCGAGTGGACGGCCGACGACTACCCGATGACGCACTACCGCTACCTGCGGGGCGGCAGCAAGTCCAGCTACGCCTACGACCTGCGCACCTGGAGCCGTAACAGCGCCGAACCGGAGCACGCCAGCCCCAGCGTGGGCTTCCGGTGCGTCCGGTGA
- the cyoE gene encoding heme o synthase has product MQLMRDLWSLIKSKQTALLLFTGVAGYASVAQPARGNWAPLTGALLASICGATVLNMVYDRDIDRKMSRTANRPLAAGRLSPAAVLALGAILSGTGLAWAFATAPLFGLVVLAGWFLDAVVYTVWLKRRTPWSVLWGGISGGMPALAGRTLALGRVDLVGLLLALAVLLWIPTHIMTFSIKYAADYAEAGVPVFPNTHGTGFTQRVISGSTLLAALTMLAATWLLALPWGVIGVAACLGAVLVGLAANALIRPSVAVNFQLFKFASVYMVAAMGLIAFT; this is encoded by the coding sequence ATGCAGCTCATGCGCGACCTCTGGTCCCTCATCAAGAGCAAACAGACGGCGCTCCTCCTGTTCACGGGTGTCGCGGGGTACGCCAGCGTGGCCCAACCCGCCCGCGGCAACTGGGCGCCGCTGACCGGGGCGCTGCTCGCGTCCATCTGCGGCGCCACCGTGCTGAACATGGTCTACGACCGGGACATCGACCGGAAGATGTCCCGCACGGCGAACCGCCCCCTGGCGGCGGGACGCCTCTCGCCGGCCGCGGTGCTGGCGCTGGGTGCCATCCTGAGCGGGACCGGCCTCGCCTGGGCCTTCGCGACAGCCCCGCTCTTCGGCCTGGTGGTGCTGGCCGGCTGGTTCCTGGACGCCGTGGTCTACACGGTCTGGCTCAAGCGCCGCACGCCGTGGTCGGTGCTGTGGGGCGGCATCTCGGGAGGCATGCCGGCCCTGGCGGGCCGGACCCTCGCCCTCGGGCGCGTCGACCTGGTGGGCCTGCTGCTCGCCCTCGCCGTGCTGCTCTGGATCCCGACCCACATCATGACCTTCAGCATCAAATACGCGGCGGACTACGCCGAGGCCGGGGTTCCGGTCTTTCCCAACACCCACGGGACGGGCTTTACCCAGCGGGTGATCAGCGGGTCGACGCTGCTGGCGGCCCTGACCATGCTGGCCGCCACCTGGCTGCTGGCGCTGCCCTGGGGGGTAATCGGGGTGGCGGCCTGCCTCGGGGCCGTGCTGGTCGGACTGGCGGCCAACGCCCTGATCCGCCCGTCGGTGGCCGTGAACTTCCAGCTGTTCAAGTTTGCCTCGGTCTACATGGTGGCGGCCATGGGGCTGATTGCGTTCACGTAG